A region from the Candidatus Thermoplasmatota archaeon genome encodes:
- a CDS encoding glycosyltransferase family protein produces the protein MKIIYGVCSWGLGHATRSLPVIRKLIDEDNDLTIISSGRSLELLKKELGEDIEYIDMPDYPMLLSENARQFMAKSMIYWPKFISGMRKGLRQLTKMLETRKCDRIISDARYEIYSRKIPSFFISHQMRIMNPLRIKMLESGSEIFNLFFFRRYCGVIVPDYKDDNLSGDLSHNLKKIDEDKLHYVGVLSDFKKTDVKKDIDYLISISGPEPQRTLLEKKLLSQINQLDGKIVVTLGKTEKKDNDVGKNVEIYSFLTKDKREDFLNRAKLVVSRSGYSTILDLAVIGTKALMTPTPGQIEQEYLAEYHNKKGSFYSVSQDKIDLKRDTITAKKTTGITRKCDVDKSVENIIRIINSVDKSPFQ, from the coding sequence ATGAAAATAATTTATGGAGTCTGTTCCTGGGGTCTTGGTCATGCAACGAGATCCTTACCGGTTATCCGTAAACTGATTGATGAGGATAACGATTTGACAATCATATCCAGTGGTAGGTCTCTTGAGTTGCTAAAAAAGGAACTCGGGGAAGACATAGAATATATTGACATGCCAGATTACCCGATGCTACTCTCTGAGAATGCACGGCAGTTCATGGCAAAGAGCATGATTTATTGGCCTAAGTTTATTAGTGGGATGAGAAAAGGTCTGAGACAACTCACCAAGATGTTGGAGACTAGAAAATGTGATCGTATTATATCTGATGCACGTTATGAGATTTATAGTAGGAAAATCCCGTCTTTTTTTATATCTCATCAGATGAGAATAATGAATCCTCTTCGTATTAAAATGCTGGAGTCAGGTAGCGAGATTTTTAATTTATTCTTTTTTAGAAGATACTGTGGTGTTATTGTACCTGACTACAAAGATGATAACCTCTCGGGTGATTTGTCGCATAACCTTAAAAAGATAGATGAGGATAAATTACATTATGTTGGTGTACTCTCTGATTTCAAAAAAACCGATGTGAAAAAGGATATTGATTATCTTATTTCTATATCTGGTCCTGAGCCACAGAGAACCCTGTTGGAAAAAAAGCTTTTGTCACAAATAAATCAGCTGGATGGAAAAATTGTTGTAACACTTGGTAAAACCGAGAAAAAGGATAATGATGTTGGTAAAAACGTTGAGATTTATTCTTTTTTGACAAAAGATAAACGTGAAGATTTTTTGAATCGTGCTAAGCTTGTTGTTTCACGTAGTGGTTATTCCACGATTTTGGATTTAGCTGTTATTGGTACGAAGGCTTTGATGACTCCTACGCCTGGTCAGATAGAGCAAGAATATCTAGCTGAGTATCATAACAAGAAAGGTAGTTTTTATTCTGTTAGCCAAGACAAGATAGATCTGAAAAGGGATACAATC
- the pyrF gene encoding orotidine-5'-phosphate decarboxylase produces the protein MGFKEKLLNIVHENDSLVCVGLDIDQEKMPKFLFDTSKDPFFDFNKSIIDETKDLVCAYKLNMAFYEILGLEGFKLLEKTVKHIPRNVVVILDGKRNDIGNTAKKYAKSLFETYKADAVTVNPYLGIDGVKPFLEYKDKCSFILCRTSNPSAVDFQDLKTQGKPLYQMVAEKIKEWNKIGYCGAVVGATYQDELKIIRGILGDNIPLLIPGIGKQGGDVEKTVRYGANRDGEMAVINSSREIIFAGDKEDFAEKSRDRASSLRKEINKYR, from the coding sequence ATGGGCTTCAAAGAAAAACTATTGAATATTGTTCATGAGAATGATAGCTTGGTCTGTGTTGGTCTTGACATTGATCAAGAAAAAATGCCAAAGTTTCTTTTTGATACAAGTAAGGATCCTTTTTTTGATTTCAACAAATCAATAATTGATGAGACCAAAGACCTTGTTTGTGCTTACAAACTAAATATGGCTTTCTACGAAATCCTAGGTTTAGAGGGTTTTAAACTTCTTGAGAAAACAGTGAAACATATACCTAGAAACGTTGTTGTTATACTTGATGGAAAAAGAAATGATATAGGTAACACAGCTAAGAAATATGCTAAGTCTCTTTTTGAAACCTATAAAGCAGATGCTGTAACTGTAAACCCATATCTTGGGATAGATGGTGTTAAACCATTTTTAGAATACAAAGATAAATGCAGTTTTATTTTGTGCAGAACATCCAATCCATCTGCTGTTGACTTCCAAGATCTTAAAACCCAGGGTAAACCTTTGTATCAGATGGTTGCTGAGAAGATAAAAGAATGGAATAAAATTGGATATTGCGGCGCGGTTGTTGGTGCAACGTATCAAGATGAACTAAAGATTATACGTGGTATACTCGGTGATAATATACCTCTGCTTATACCAGGTATAGGTAAACAAGGTGGGGATGTAGAGAAAACAGTCAGATACGGTGCAAACAGAGACGGCGAGATGGCAGTTATCAACTCGTCTAGGGAAATAATTTTTGCTGGGGATAAAGAAGATTTTGCAGAAAAATCAAGGGATAGAGCATCTTCTCTTAGAAAGGAAATCAACAAATATCGTTAA
- a CDS encoding PKD domain-containing protein encodes MKINKMKKTVALIMILGFFVATIASANAGVYGNRPPNNPQTPEGPTGGGMIFNRVVAGNSYTYTTITNDPDGDSVYYKWDWGDGTNSDWDGPWSSGVGVEGSHTWAEAGVYQVKVKAKDSHNASSGWSQPLNVTVSNRLSSVYTGSMSIGSSGMCSNSVLLKKTAKIEFYTGILLI; translated from the coding sequence ATGAAAATAAATAAGATGAAAAAAACAGTTGCTCTTATCATGATATTAGGATTTTTTGTGGCTACAATAGCTTCAGCTAATGCTGGTGTATATGGTAACAGGCCGCCTAATAATCCACAGACGCCAGAGGGGCCAACAGGTGGTGGCATGATATTTAACCGTGTTGTTGCTGGAAACAGCTACACCTATACTACAATTACAAATGATCCTGATGGTGATAGTGTATATTATAAATGGGATTGGGGTGATGGAACAAATAGTGATTGGGATGGACCATGGAGTTCTGGTGTGGGTGTTGAGGGGAGCCATACCTGGGCTGAGGCAGGTGTTTATCAAGTGAAGGTAAAAGCTAAAGACTCTCATAATGCTTCTAGCGGGTGGTCTCAGCCACTTAATGTTACTGTTAGCAACAGACTATCCAGTGTTTATACAGGGTCAATGTCTATAGGAAGTAGTGGAATGTGTTCTAATTCAGTTTTGCTTAAAAAAACTGCTAAAATAGAGTTTTACACAGGTATTTTATTAATCTGA